One region of Mucilaginibacter gotjawali genomic DNA includes:
- a CDS encoding glycosyltransferase family 4 protein, whose product MFRVILSAFSCDPSKGSEPGLGWNWAIGLASRGFEVHCFTRNIGKTEIEKQITPENLYFHYITLPLGLERLYRFSTAGMYAYYILWQWFAWRKARILKRNLKIDIAHHVSWGSAQMGSFMHKLGVPFIFGPAGGGQEAPLAFKKYFKEHWAAEEKRAKVTRLMLRYNPACSPMFMKAQTVIVSNPDTFKMLDSFGVKNIKVSLDAALPDSFFPQHPIIKSPQKGKLNLLWTGRFLPRKGVLLLLDVMKELKEYKDIVLTVVGDGEMKESFLDKIKEYQLQDTVLWKGKVPFEEIKKYYRDYDVFFFTSLRDSCPPQCIEAMAYGMPVITLNLHGQGFIINDQTGIRCSADNPEIAIGELKAAILKLSQNPELVKQMSEAATEFALKQKWEEKINTIVEQYYPTV is encoded by the coding sequence ATGTTTAGAGTAATTCTATCGGCATTTTCATGTGATCCTTCAAAAGGGTCCGAGCCCGGCCTGGGATGGAACTGGGCTATCGGCTTGGCGTCAAGAGGGTTTGAAGTACATTGCTTTACCAGGAATATTGGAAAAACAGAGATCGAAAAGCAAATTACTCCTGAAAATCTTTATTTCCATTATATTACCCTCCCCTTGGGATTAGAGCGGTTATACAGATTTTCGACAGCCGGCATGTATGCTTACTACATTTTATGGCAGTGGTTTGCCTGGCGAAAGGCGAGGATTCTAAAACGGAATTTAAAAATAGACATTGCCCATCATGTATCCTGGGGAAGTGCTCAAATGGGCTCGTTTATGCATAAACTCGGTGTCCCCTTTATTTTTGGCCCGGCTGGCGGAGGCCAGGAAGCGCCCCTGGCTTTTAAGAAGTATTTTAAGGAGCATTGGGCGGCCGAAGAAAAGCGGGCGAAGGTTACCCGGCTTATGCTCCGTTACAACCCGGCCTGCAGCCCCATGTTTATGAAAGCGCAAACGGTAATTGTATCAAACCCCGATACGTTTAAAATGCTTGATTCTTTCGGGGTTAAAAATATAAAGGTTTCTCTGGACGCTGCGCTTCCTGATAGTTTTTTCCCGCAGCATCCTATTATTAAATCTCCCCAAAAAGGAAAGCTTAACTTGTTGTGGACGGGCCGTTTTTTACCCCGCAAAGGAGTTTTGCTGCTGCTTGATGTAATGAAAGAACTTAAGGAATATAAGGACATTGTGTTAACTGTAGTTGGGGATGGTGAAATGAAGGAATCGTTCCTTGATAAAATAAAGGAATACCAGTTACAGGATACCGTGTTGTGGAAAGGAAAAGTACCTTTTGAAGAGATAAAAAAGTACTACCGGGACTATGATGTTTTCTTTTTCACCTCCCTGCGCGACTCCTGCCCGCCTCAATGTATCGAAGCAATGGCATACGGTATGCCAGTTATAACACTAAACCTGCACGGGCAAGGCTTTATCATTAACGACCAGACCGGTATACGCTGTAGTGCGGATAACCCGGAGATCGCTATCGGCGAATTAAAAGCTGCTATTTTAAAGCTTTCCCAAAATCCTGAATTGGTAAAACAGATGAGCGAAGCTGCAACTGAATTTGCTTTAAAACAGAAATGGGAAGAGAAAATTAACACAATTGTTGAACAATATTATCCAACAGTATGA
- a CDS encoding acyltransferase family protein: MKSIAVNRTQKEKGSRLAELDALRGLAVLTVMLYHYTYAYDFHFKLFSDHKLYLSHGNLAVHLFFIISGFVIFMTLERSKNKFDFIVSRFSRLYPAYWTAIFLTAFIITILPVPTLGHYTPKEILYNITMFQGFTKVRLIDQVYWTLKMELTFYILMYGLYLARLLRKIEIICIGWLTLSLISSLFSIHFKKYIDVLFILEYAPLFIAGINFYRIKTNGASFLNNVIIGTSFLVECKWLLTHPDENYGSLAILAGIYAVFYLFTYEKLSWLNNKVLLFLGTISYSLYLLHNVIGYAIIYRLRQFSDLQLFYVIVPLIFSVLLATTLTYAIEKPALKYIRDAYKKWKAKKVVYETEALVKEPLSNC, from the coding sequence ATGAAATCCATCGCTGTAAATCGAACACAAAAAGAAAAAGGAAGCCGGTTGGCCGAATTGGATGCTTTAAGGGGGCTTGCTGTTTTAACAGTGATGCTTTATCACTATACCTATGCTTACGACTTTCATTTTAAGCTTTTTTCGGATCATAAACTTTATTTAAGCCATGGTAACCTGGCTGTTCATTTATTTTTTATCATCAGTGGGTTTGTAATATTCATGACCCTTGAGCGAAGCAAAAATAAGTTTGATTTTATTGTCTCCCGGTTTTCACGCTTATACCCCGCTTACTGGACAGCTATATTCCTAACGGCATTTATTATAACTATTTTACCGGTACCCACGCTGGGCCATTATACTCCAAAAGAGATTCTGTACAATATAACCATGTTCCAGGGGTTTACCAAGGTGCGGTTGATTGATCAGGTTTACTGGACTTTAAAAATGGAGCTTACGTTCTATATTCTTATGTATGGCCTTTACCTGGCCAGGTTGCTTCGAAAGATCGAGATCATATGTATAGGCTGGCTTACTTTATCGCTCATATCCTCACTTTTCAGCATTCATTTTAAAAAATATATCGATGTGCTGTTTATACTGGAATACGCGCCATTATTTATTGCCGGCATTAACTTTTACCGAATAAAAACAAACGGCGCAAGCTTTTTAAACAATGTAATTATTGGCACAAGTTTCCTGGTGGAGTGTAAATGGTTATTAACCCATCCGGATGAAAACTACGGCTCGCTGGCTATCCTGGCTGGTATTTATGCCGTGTTTTACTTATTCACTTACGAAAAACTTTCGTGGCTTAATAATAAGGTATTGCTGTTTTTAGGTACAATTTCCTATTCGCTATACCTGCTGCACAATGTTATCGGGTACGCCATAATTTACCGGTTGCGCCAGTTTTCAGATCTGCAGTTGTTTTATGTAATTGTGCCGCTCATATTTTCGGTGCTGCTCGCCACAACCTTGACTTACGCTATTGAAAAACCTGCATTGAAGTATATCAGGGATGCTTACAAAAAATGGAAAGCAAAAAAAGTTGTTTATGAAACGGAGGCGTTGGTTAAGGAGCCACTAAGTAACTGTTAA
- a CDS encoding glycosyltransferase family 2 protein, whose translation MLFIIIPVYNRWHFTHAVLNSLMRQSNKLFKIIVVDHGSTDGTSDHIASQFPEVIVLKGDNSMWWTAAVNKGIRYALQENALHILTLNNDTVAESDYIAQLYKAIDNAPANSIIGSASIDVNTKEITYCGEKLNWFLESSTKNIKHLNSVQTDKGLLPVTHFPGRGLLIPVQVFDQIGLFDDKYFPHYMADYEFTLRAVKNGFPLFCATDARIGTYPEASGANQIKAMKTVKGYKQHLFGIKGGGNLPLFYRYAFRHCPVYALPTHLFLGTFRRLIGYWV comes from the coding sequence ATGTTATTTATAATTATCCCTGTATATAACCGATGGCATTTTACCCATGCCGTTTTAAATAGCTTAATGCGGCAAAGCAATAAGCTATTTAAAATTATTGTTGTTGACCATGGCTCGACAGATGGAACAAGTGATCATATTGCTTCACAATTTCCGGAGGTTATTGTATTGAAGGGCGATAACAGCATGTGGTGGACAGCCGCAGTAAATAAGGGAATCCGATACGCTTTACAGGAAAATGCACTGCATATACTCACACTGAATAATGATACGGTTGCGGAGTCCGATTACATCGCGCAATTATATAAAGCAATAGATAATGCGCCTGCAAATTCAATTATTGGTTCAGCTTCAATCGACGTAAATACTAAAGAAATTACTTATTGTGGCGAAAAATTGAATTGGTTCCTTGAGTCAAGCACAAAAAATATAAAGCACCTGAATAGTGTACAAACGGACAAAGGGTTATTGCCGGTTACGCATTTCCCTGGCAGGGGGTTGCTGATTCCGGTACAGGTATTTGACCAGATCGGTTTGTTTGACGATAAGTATTTTCCGCATTACATGGCAGACTATGAATTCACACTGCGCGCCGTAAAAAATGGGTTTCCGTTATTTTGCGCCACTGACGCAAGGATAGGCACCTATCCGGAAGCGAGCGGTGCAAATCAAATTAAAGCCATGAAAACTGTTAAAGGGTATAAACAGCATTTATTTGGCATAAAAGGCGGCGGTAATCTGCCCTTGTTTTACCGGTATGCATTCAGGCATTGCCCTGTTTATGCATTACCAACACATCTATTTTTAGGAACGTTTCGAAGGCTAATCGGTTATTGGGTATAA
- a CDS encoding ketoacyl-ACP synthase III, whose translation MKAYINSISYYLPEHTLTNQDLVKEFPEWSVEKVTDKIGVSQRHIASGEETAGDMAVKAAGKLFAEHAIRPESIDFILFCTQSPDYFLPTTACIIQNKLGIPTTAGALDFNLGCSGYIYGLSLAKGLIFAGIAKNILLLTAETYSKYIHPLDKGNRSIFGDGASATLVSTEGFAEIGDFVLGTDGRGADNLIVRAGGARNPETENTVKADEGGALLSADHLYMNGSEIFNFTLRSVPPLVKETLTKNGLEMADADLFVFHQANKYMLNSLRKLCSISQEAFYVDMEDLGNTVSSTIPIGLARVREKAIKGEKFNIVIIGFGVGYSWGGCVLKC comes from the coding sequence ATGAAAGCATATATAAATTCTATATCATACTATTTACCCGAACATACACTTACCAACCAGGATTTGGTGAAGGAATTTCCTGAATGGAGTGTTGAGAAGGTTACAGATAAAATAGGGGTTAGTCAAAGGCATATTGCGTCAGGAGAAGAAACTGCGGGCGACATGGCGGTGAAAGCGGCCGGAAAGTTATTTGCAGAACATGCGATTCGACCCGAATCAATAGATTTTATATTATTTTGCACACAAAGCCCCGACTATTTTTTGCCTACCACGGCTTGTATAATTCAAAATAAGCTAGGTATTCCTACTACGGCTGGCGCCCTGGATTTTAACCTCGGTTGTTCGGGGTATATCTATGGCTTATCCCTTGCGAAAGGCTTAATATTTGCAGGAATCGCAAAAAATATATTGTTACTGACAGCCGAAACCTACAGCAAATATATCCATCCGCTAGATAAGGGCAACCGGTCAATTTTTGGGGATGGCGCTTCCGCTACGCTTGTCTCAACCGAAGGATTTGCGGAGATTGGTGATTTTGTGTTGGGAACAGATGGTCGTGGTGCCGACAATTTAATTGTAAGGGCTGGCGGCGCCCGCAACCCGGAGACGGAAAACACTGTTAAAGCCGATGAAGGAGGCGCACTTTTATCTGCCGACCACCTTTATATGAACGGATCCGAGATTTTCAACTTTACGCTGCGCTCGGTTCCTCCTTTAGTTAAGGAAACCTTAACTAAAAATGGTTTGGAAATGGCTGATGCTGACCTTTTCGTATTCCACCAGGCGAATAAATATATGCTTAATTCGCTCCGAAAACTGTGTTCAATAAGCCAGGAGGCCTTTTACGTTGATATGGAAGATTTAGGGAATACGGTGTCGTCAACTATCCCCATTGGCTTAGCACGCGTAAGGGAAAAAGCAATAAAAGGCGAAAAATTTAACATCGTAATTATTGGTTTCGGGGTGGGTTATTCCTGGGGTGGTTGTGTTTTAAAGTGTTAA
- a CDS encoding CatB-related O-acetyltransferase, which translates to MKWIRFSLKIILLPVNNYLRVTFSLIRLKYKNPTMKLVGKVSVSKSSRFGRNNYLALNCTVINTTMGDFSYVGANSFIQNVTVGKFTCIGPNVYIGLGNHPTAEFFSIHPIFYSKLAQAGGITFADDQYFNEYSDSLIGNDVWIGASAIIRGGVMIGNGAVVASGAVVTKDVPPYAIVGGIPAKIIKYRFAEDEIAKLDDLKWWDKDDEWFKHNFKRMHSIKNINHLTGNVR; encoded by the coding sequence ATGAAGTGGATAAGATTTTCTTTAAAAATAATTCTGTTGCCTGTAAATAATTATTTAAGGGTAACCTTTTCGTTGATCAGGCTTAAATATAAAAACCCAACAATGAAATTAGTGGGGAAAGTTAGTGTTTCAAAAAGCTCCCGATTTGGCAGGAATAATTACCTGGCACTTAACTGCACGGTGATAAACACCACCATGGGTGATTTTTCATACGTTGGCGCAAATTCATTTATTCAAAATGTTACGGTTGGTAAGTTTACCTGTATAGGGCCAAATGTTTATATAGGATTGGGAAACCACCCTACGGCTGAGTTCTTTTCCATCCATCCTATCTTCTATTCAAAGCTTGCTCAGGCAGGCGGGATCACGTTTGCCGACGATCAATATTTCAATGAATATTCAGATTCCTTAATCGGCAATGATGTTTGGATTGGTGCATCGGCAATCATCCGGGGAGGTGTAATGATCGGCAACGGGGCTGTGGTTGCTTCCGGAGCTGTGGTTACTAAGGATGTCCCTCCTTATGCTATTGTAGGCGGAATCCCTGCAAAGATTATAAAATACCGGTTTGCTGAAGATGAGATTGCGAAACTTGATGACCTTAAATGGTGGGATAAGGACGATGAATGGTTTAAACACAATTTTAAGCGAATGCATTCGATAAAAAATATTAATCATTTAACCGGCAATGTGCGATGA
- a CDS encoding acyl carrier protein, which translates to MELQDFVKKFADQFDNTDPEEITASTRYQELEEWSSLTILVVITFVTTEYGKPVTGAELRSCETVEDLYNLIASK; encoded by the coding sequence ATGGAATTACAAGATTTTGTTAAAAAGTTTGCCGATCAGTTTGACAATACTGATCCGGAAGAAATTACGGCATCAACCAGATACCAGGAACTGGAAGAATGGAGTTCATTAACCATTTTAGTTGTCATCACTTTTGTGACAACAGAATATGGTAAGCCTGTAACAGGCGCAGAACTCCGCAGCTGCGAAACTGTTGAGGATTTATATAATTTGATCGCATCAAAATGA
- a CDS encoding acyltransferase encodes MTIFSFLYRSFKAVFEYIYRVFSSVVTIIKLNGNQVNYGLGLVSRGIPQIEVNSKGKMSIGINFRMNNGNRYNKIGRQRPCLFVVSPNAVLSIGNNTGMSGTTIVCRQKVTIGDHVKIGGNTVIYDTDFHSLDPSLRRDRFTDAGNTSNAEVIIGNDVFIGAHSTILKGVTIGEGAVIGAASLVAKSIPAYEIWAGNPARFLKKVNNVQVENKTLVYNK; translated from the coding sequence ATGACTATTTTTTCTTTTTTATACAGGTCGTTTAAAGCGGTTTTTGAATACATCTACCGGGTATTTTCTTCGGTAGTTACGATTATAAAATTGAATGGTAACCAGGTGAATTACGGTTTAGGATTAGTAAGCCGGGGCATTCCACAAATTGAGGTCAACAGTAAAGGAAAAATGTCTATTGGAATAAATTTCAGGATGAACAATGGCAACAGGTACAACAAAATCGGCCGTCAGCGTCCTTGCCTTTTTGTGGTTAGCCCAAATGCGGTATTAAGTATTGGTAACAACACGGGCATGAGCGGAACTACTATCGTTTGCAGGCAAAAAGTTACCATTGGCGACCACGTAAAAATTGGGGGGAACACCGTAATTTATGATACTGACTTTCACAGCCTTGATCCTTCTTTAAGGCGAGATCGGTTCACTGATGCGGGAAATACATCAAATGCAGAAGTTATTATTGGTAACGATGTTTTTATCGGGGCCCATTCAACAATTTTAAAAGGGGTAACTATTGGTGAAGGCGCCGTCATCGGCGCCGCCTCGCTTGTTGCAAAAAGTATTCCGGCCTATGAGATATGGGCAGGAAATCCGGCCCGGTTTTTAAAAAAAGTAAATAATGTACAGGTAGAAAATAAAACGCTGGTATACAACAAATGA
- a CDS encoding protoporphyrinogen/coproporphyrinogen oxidase has protein sequence MKKATIIGSGISGLSIANMLSGRFAVKVLERSDKTGGLIKCERINGNLFHRVGGHVFNSKNQLVLDWFWKHFNRDNEFLQAKRNAKILLAGKLIGYPLENYLYQLPEEQLRPIIDELLTLIATGKKEAGSYGNFKDFLVGNFGVNLYNLYFGPYNSKIWNTDISKVPLEWLDGKLPMPQIREVIVSNIIKREESSMVHAAFYYPKRDGSQFIIDKLAEQQDISLSYHVSDIKFQNGQLALNNGDIVTDVLVYCGDVRQLASIINIDDDTLNEALKNVSDLLSNGTSNVLCETDDNDLSWLYLPEDKFKAHRIIYTGNFSGTNNEGSKRKTCVVEFSGKQEKPTMIEELALLPGNLSPLAFNYEPDSYIIQQNGTRDKIARLKELLVTYNIYLLGRFGEWEYYNMDKCIEAAMELNEKLS, from the coding sequence ATGAAGAAGGCAACTATAATCGGTTCGGGAATCTCAGGATTAAGCATAGCAAATATGTTATCGGGGCGGTTTGCAGTTAAAGTTTTAGAAAGATCAGATAAAACAGGCGGCTTAATAAAATGTGAGCGGATAAATGGCAATCTTTTTCACAGGGTTGGCGGACATGTATTTAACAGCAAAAATCAATTGGTGCTGGATTGGTTTTGGAAGCATTTTAACAGGGATAACGAATTTCTTCAGGCAAAACGGAATGCCAAAATATTGCTTGCAGGCAAACTGATTGGATATCCGCTGGAAAACTACCTTTATCAACTGCCCGAAGAGCAGTTAAGGCCGATAATTGACGAACTTTTAACATTAATTGCAACCGGTAAAAAGGAGGCCGGCAGCTACGGTAATTTTAAAGACTTCCTGGTGGGCAACTTTGGGGTAAACCTTTACAATCTATATTTCGGCCCGTACAACTCCAAGATCTGGAATACCGATATCAGCAAGGTACCGCTTGAATGGCTGGACGGCAAATTGCCGATGCCGCAAATACGCGAAGTGATTGTCAGTAATATCATAAAGCGCGAAGAGTCATCAATGGTACATGCTGCATTTTATTATCCAAAAAGAGATGGCTCCCAATTTATTATCGACAAACTGGCAGAACAGCAGGATATCAGTTTATCATACCATGTTTCTGACATTAAATTTCAAAATGGCCAGTTAGCATTGAACAATGGAGACATCGTTACCGATGTTTTGGTTTATTGCGGCGATGTACGCCAGCTGGCATCTATCATTAACATTGATGATGATACGCTGAACGAGGCGCTGAAAAATGTAAGCGATTTGCTTTCAAACGGAACATCAAATGTTTTGTGCGAGACGGATGATAATGATTTGTCGTGGTTATACCTTCCCGAGGATAAATTTAAAGCGCACCGGATTATTTATACCGGAAATTTTAGCGGGACAAATAACGAAGGCAGTAAAAGAAAGACGTGTGTGGTCGAATTTTCGGGCAAGCAGGAAAAGCCAACAATGATTGAAGAGTTGGCCCTGCTTCCCGGAAACCTTTCACCGCTGGCCTTTAATTATGAGCCCGACTCGTACATCATCCAGCAAAACGGAACGCGCGACAAAATAGCCAGGTTGAAAGAGTTGCTGGTCACATATAATATTTACCTGCTGGGCAGGTTTGGCGAATGGGAATATTACAATATGGATAAATGTATTGAAGCTGCAATGGAATTAAATGAAAAATTAAGTTAA
- a CDS encoding glycosyltransferase, producing the protein MTLAPIIIFTYKRLGTLKQTIGTLKDNPLASKSELFIFSDGPKNENDTNSVNQVRDYIKQIDGFKSVKYVFSETNKGLASSVISGVSDVFKTYNSAIVLEDDLLLTPNFLAFMNQALDTYTSSNKVFSISGYSFSLNPSSKNDDDAYFLNRGWSWGWATWKDRWEQIDWEVKDYPEFEKSIAQKKAFNKGGSDLSAMLHKQMTNKLDSWGIRWLYHQFRINGLTLYPKNSKILNIGFDNQATHTTGSDSRYIPELDTSLKETFKFPDRVEITQHYQNAFQRKMGIASRIKSRIDTAIKHSKRRVADLFSKPYADKTGDANFVEVKKI; encoded by the coding sequence ATGACACTTGCACCTATTATCATCTTTACTTATAAACGACTGGGCACGTTAAAACAAACCATCGGCACGCTAAAGGATAATCCCCTGGCAAGTAAAAGCGAATTATTTATTTTTTCAGACGGACCAAAGAATGAAAATGACACTAATTCGGTAAACCAGGTTCGCGATTACATAAAGCAGATTGATGGCTTTAAAAGTGTGAAGTACGTTTTTTCTGAAACCAATAAGGGTTTGGCATCATCCGTTATATCTGGCGTCTCGGATGTGTTTAAAACTTATAATTCAGCCATCGTTTTGGAAGATGATCTTTTATTAACGCCTAACTTTCTGGCTTTTATGAACCAGGCACTTGATACCTACACTTCAAGTAACAAGGTGTTTTCTATTTCCGGGTATTCCTTTAGTTTAAACCCCTCATCGAAGAATGATGACGATGCTTATTTTTTAAACAGGGGTTGGTCATGGGGGTGGGCCACATGGAAAGACAGATGGGAACAAATAGATTGGGAGGTTAAAGATTACCCTGAGTTCGAAAAAAGCATAGCACAAAAAAAAGCCTTTAATAAAGGCGGAAGCGACCTTTCGGCCATGCTGCATAAGCAAATGACCAATAAACTCGATTCATGGGGGATCAGGTGGCTTTATCACCAGTTCCGGATCAATGGACTTACATTATATCCTAAAAATTCAAAAATACTGAATATCGGATTTGATAACCAGGCTACCCATACAACCGGATCTGATAGCCGTTACATTCCGGAACTGGACACCAGTTTAAAGGAAACCTTCAAATTTCCGGACAGGGTGGAAATAACCCAACATTATCAAAATGCTTTTCAACGGAAAATGGGGATTGCCTCCCGGATAAAGTCAAGGATAGATACCGCTATAAAACATTCAAAAAGAAGAGTAGCTGATTTGTTTTCAAAACCCTATGCGGATAAAACAGGCGATGCAAATTTTGTGGAGGTGAAGAAAATTTAG
- a CDS encoding SDR family NAD(P)-dependent oxidoreductase, producing MIGENGPFSLSGKRILITGASSGIGRSCAIECSKLGAALIITGRNSERLEETMAMLSGDGHLFKALDLNDGDAVSGFIGNISNLDGVVYCAGIQKTCPSKLIQRADIEEVFETNFFSIANMNSLLLKKKKINKGSSVVFISSTAAGIVAESGNAIYSASKGAITSFAKVLALELSNQKIRVNCILPAMIKTPLLETISVDKEQLALDEKRYPFGYGSPEDVAYAVIYLLSDAAKWVTGTNLLLDGGLTLR from the coding sequence ATGATCGGTGAGAATGGTCCTTTTTCATTATCCGGCAAAAGAATATTAATAACAGGCGCCTCCTCGGGTATTGGCAGATCATGCGCAATTGAATGTTCAAAACTGGGTGCCGCTTTAATAATAACAGGCCGCAATTCCGAACGTTTGGAAGAAACTATGGCTATGCTATCTGGCGATGGGCATCTTTTTAAAGCGCTGGACCTAAATGATGGAGATGCGGTGTCGGGCTTTATCGGCAACATCTCCAATCTGGATGGCGTTGTATACTGTGCAGGGATTCAAAAAACCTGCCCTTCCAAGCTCATTCAACGGGCAGATATTGAAGAGGTGTTTGAGACGAATTTTTTCTCAATAGCCAACATGAACAGCCTGCTGTTAAAAAAGAAAAAGATAAATAAAGGCAGTTCCGTTGTTTTTATTTCTTCGACAGCCGCCGGGATTGTTGCCGAAAGCGGGAACGCTATTTACAGCGCATCAAAAGGCGCTATTACTTCGTTCGCGAAAGTGCTGGCACTCGAACTCAGCAACCAAAAAATAAGGGTGAACTGCATTTTGCCTGCAATGATAAAAACGCCCCTTTTGGAAACTATTTCGGTGGATAAGGAGCAGCTGGCGCTGGATGAAAAAAGATACCCTTTTGGCTATGGCAGCCCTGAAGATGTAGCTTATGCGGTGATCTATCTGTTATCCGATGCTGCAAAATGGGTTACCGGTACTAATTTATTACTCGATGGCGGTTTAACTTTAAGATAA
- a CDS encoding acyltransferase, whose translation MKNLKKKISFNLFLSSINGFYRNYFQTRRSKFGAIHATSRVRFPILIKGIENVYLSENTHILGRSLLITTKAKFIMKKNSASAEGLTVVTGSHPSVVGRLFLDIAADDIQEAKDVIVEEDVWLAANVTLLAGITVGRGAIIGSGTVCRSSVPPYAIVVGNPAKVVGFKFSPEEVIAHEKMLYPENERLELAILQKNYNKYFINRISEIKSHLKL comes from the coding sequence ATGAAAAATTTAAAGAAGAAAATTTCATTCAATTTGTTTTTGTCATCAATTAATGGCTTTTATCGAAATTATTTTCAAACAAGGCGGTCAAAGTTTGGAGCAATCCACGCTACCTCACGTGTCAGATTTCCAATTCTTATTAAAGGCATTGAGAATGTGTATCTAAGCGAAAACACACATATCCTGGGGCGTTCGTTATTAATCACAACCAAGGCAAAGTTTATCATGAAAAAGAACTCTGCTTCGGCCGAAGGACTAACTGTGGTAACAGGAAGCCACCCATCAGTGGTTGGTAGACTTTTTTTAGACATAGCAGCAGACGACATACAGGAAGCTAAAGATGTTATTGTTGAAGAAGACGTATGGCTGGCTGCAAATGTTACCCTGCTGGCGGGTATTACGGTGGGGCGCGGCGCAATAATAGGCAGTGGCACGGTTTGCCGCAGCTCGGTACCGCCATATGCAATTGTTGTGGGCAATCCGGCAAAAGTGGTCGGCTTTAAATTTTCACCGGAAGAGGTTATTGCCCACGAAAAGATGCTATACCCTGAAAATGAAAGGCTTGAACTGGCGATTTTACAAAAAAACTACAATAAATACTTTATAAACAGAATTAGTGAAATTAAATCACACCTTAAACTATAA